From the genome of Geoglobus ahangari, one region includes:
- the cysS gene encoding cysteine--tRNA ligase gives MKLFDTMQKRLVDLELGDEVRIYVCGITAYDYSHIGHARNVVLFDTLRRFLEFREHRVIMVQNFTDIDDKIINRAVSEGRKALEISSLFIEEFMRDVEELNVKECIRPKVSDYILQIIQAVQRLIEKGYAYTVEKENGEDVYFHVPAFDGYGKLSGLSTEELKKHRIEPDPMKKDPRDFALWKAAKKEDFEAESYFDSPWGPGRPGWHIECSIMSSEILGTPFDIHGGGMDLIFPHHENERAQSYALHGVEPVRYWVHNNFVTVNGEKMSKSLGNIIRIRDVVERHGGMALRYLLLSAHYRHPLDYSEERVVEAKRSYEYLLNSLRNADMEIAYLKTFGGERDGDEIPSFMDAFVEALENDFNTPKALAVMHELASNINSRQFSAGLNSLERAFEELHTMMDVMGLVRDYRRSPVLGEEDRSRVLEREVARRKREFDVADRIRDEFKNRGIVLVDTKHGTRWYLA, from the coding sequence ATGAAGCTTTTCGATACCATGCAGAAGCGCCTTGTGGATCTCGAGCTCGGCGATGAGGTCAGGATATACGTCTGCGGGATAACTGCTTACGATTACTCGCACATAGGTCATGCGAGGAATGTGGTGCTGTTCGACACGCTCAGGCGCTTTCTCGAGTTCAGGGAGCATCGCGTGATCATGGTGCAGAACTTCACGGACATCGACGACAAGATCATCAACAGGGCCGTTAGTGAGGGGAGGAAAGCCCTCGAGATTTCCTCACTCTTCATCGAGGAGTTCATGAGGGATGTTGAGGAGCTCAACGTGAAGGAGTGCATAAGGCCCAAGGTCTCCGACTACATACTCCAGATAATTCAGGCCGTGCAGAGGCTGATCGAGAAGGGTTACGCCTACACGGTTGAGAAGGAGAACGGGGAGGACGTTTACTTTCACGTTCCTGCCTTCGATGGTTACGGAAAGCTGTCGGGTCTGTCAACCGAGGAGCTGAAGAAGCACAGAATCGAGCCAGATCCGATGAAGAAAGACCCGAGGGACTTCGCTCTGTGGAAGGCTGCCAAGAAGGAGGACTTCGAGGCGGAGTCATACTTCGACTCACCGTGGGGGCCGGGAAGACCGGGCTGGCACATAGAGTGCAGCATCATGTCCTCAGAGATCCTCGGAACGCCGTTCGACATACACGGCGGGGGGATGGATCTGATTTTCCCCCACCACGAGAACGAGAGGGCCCAGAGCTACGCGCTCCACGGCGTTGAGCCCGTGAGGTACTGGGTTCACAACAACTTTGTGACGGTGAACGGAGAGAAGATGAGCAAGAGTCTGGGCAACATAATCAGGATCAGGGATGTGGTGGAGAGGCACGGTGGCATGGCCCTCAGGTACCTGCTGCTCTCGGCCCACTACAGGCACCCGCTCGATTACTCGGAGGAGAGGGTGGTCGAGGCAAAGAGGTCGTACGAGTACCTGCTCAACTCTCTCAGAAATGCAGACATGGAGATAGCCTATCTGAAAACCTTCGGCGGGGAAAGGGATGGAGACGAGATTCCGTCGTTCATGGACGCTTTTGTTGAGGCACTCGAGAACGACTTCAACACGCCCAAAGCCCTGGCGGTGATGCATGAGCTCGCGTCGAACATAAACAGCAGGCAGTTCTCGGCAGGCCTCAACAGCCTCGAAAGGGCATTTGAGGAGCTGCACACGATGATGGACGTCATGGGCCTCGTCAGGGACTACAGAAGGTCTCCGGTTCTCGGGGAGGAGGATCGCTCAAGGGTGCTTGAGAGGGAGGTGGCGAGGAGGAAGAGGGAGTTCGATGTCGCGGACAGGATAAGGGACGAGTTCAAAAATAGGGGAATTGTTCTGGTTGACACCAAGCACGGAACGAGGTGGTATCTGGCCTGA
- a CDS encoding DUF2589 domain-containing protein, with product MSSNLAVLLQQIISSPLRAVIDAQEESAKATLDFIASTMEKKAGKLVPKAVNVGYTQAYIDPDTGELKTEDLTLSVPLVTMVPIPYISVDEVEIEFDAKIVAVRPEKKVVQLYAIYAPRSSSRVDLSGEMHVKIRARRADVPEGVARMLTALANSLGVKGEE from the coding sequence TTGTCGTCCAACCTGGCCGTCCTGCTGCAGCAGATAATCTCCTCTCCACTCAGAGCCGTGATTGATGCACAGGAGGAGTCGGCCAAAGCCACCCTCGACTTCATAGCCAGCACGATGGAGAAAAAAGCCGGGAAGCTCGTTCCCAAGGCGGTGAATGTCGGATACACGCAGGCGTACATCGACCCAGACACGGGGGAGCTGAAAACGGAAGACCTCACGCTCTCAGTCCCTCTCGTAACAATGGTGCCCATACCCTACATCAGCGTTGATGAGGTGGAGATTGAGTTCGACGCGAAGATTGTGGCGGTGAGGCCGGAGAAGAAGGTGGTGCAGCTCTACGCAATATACGCGCCAAGGTCATCGTCAAGAGTTGACCTGAGCGGCGAGATGCACGTCAAGATAAGGGCCAGAAGGGCCGACGTTCCTGAAGGAGTCGCGAGGATGCTCACCGCCCTCGCAAACTCTCTGGGCGTGAAGGGTGAGGAGTGA
- a CDS encoding DUF2589 domain-containing protein produces the protein MVGANIPAELAALPMESLIGKPLEAAIRAQAYAAMTTARFIQEVGMDDDGNVKSVVFKFKRKEVDPESGDVKDVDTTVEAPLLSILPVPYIRIKDMTIRFNFTIKTSAYDKSQHDFSSKLTAKAGWGWGSVKFTASYGFKKESRSQVDRSSELDIVVNAVQDEMPEGLRMVLSLLKESIAPASGGASGGGGGG, from the coding sequence ATGGTTGGTGCCAACATACCTGCAGAGCTTGCTGCTCTGCCGATGGAGAGCCTTATCGGCAAGCCTCTCGAGGCTGCGATAAGAGCTCAGGCATACGCGGCCATGACGACCGCCAGATTCATTCAGGAGGTCGGAATGGACGATGATGGGAATGTGAAGAGCGTTGTTTTCAAGTTCAAGAGAAAGGAGGTTGACCCGGAGAGCGGTGACGTCAAGGACGTTGACACGACCGTCGAGGCTCCGCTGCTCTCGATTCTGCCGGTGCCCTACATAAGGATAAAGGACATGACAATCCGGTTCAACTTCACCATAAAGACGTCCGCCTACGACAAGAGCCAGCACGACTTCTCGAGCAAGCTCACGGCAAAGGCAGGATGGGGATGGGGGAGTGTCAAGTTCACGGCCTCATACGGATTCAAGAAGGAGAGCAGGTCGCAGGTTGACAGGAGCTCGGAGCTCGACATAGTCGTGAACGCCGTGCAGGACGAGATGCCCGAGGGGCTGAGGATGGTTCTGAGCCTTCTCAAGGAGAGCATAGCCCCGGCATCGGGTGGTGCATCCGGCGGTGGCGGAGGAGGGTAA
- a CDS encoding multiprotein bridging factor aMBF1, translated as MECEICGKEIKGRGFKVVVEGTELNVCARCKEHGVEDISTSSQHGVSRVVRRDRRQPRPSKPIVFTEELVENFNEIIRRERQKRGWSQEELARRIQEKESLIRKIENAEITPEPEVVEKLERLFDIKLREKVQEVKVESQRKLVPTLGDVVVIKKKKR; from the coding sequence ATGGAGTGTGAGATCTGCGGGAAGGAGATTAAGGGTAGGGGCTTTAAGGTTGTCGTTGAAGGGACGGAGCTGAACGTCTGCGCGAGGTGCAAGGAACACGGGGTCGAGGACATATCCACCTCTTCACAGCACGGGGTGTCAAGGGTTGTTAGAAGGGACAGGAGACAGCCAAGACCTTCGAAGCCAATAGTCTTCACCGAGGAGCTTGTCGAGAACTTCAACGAGATTATAAGGAGGGAGAGGCAGAAGAGAGGATGGAGCCAGGAGGAGCTGGCCAGAAGGATTCAGGAGAAGGAGTCCCTCATCAGGAAGATCGAGAACGCCGAGATAACCCCCGAGCCAGAGGTCGTGGAGAAGCTGGAAAGGCTGTTCGACATCAAGCTCAGGGAGAAGGTTCAGGAGGTGAAGGTTGAGAGCCAGAGAAAGCTCGTCCCGACCCTTGGAGACGTTGTGGTCATAAAAAAGAAGAAAAGATAG
- the pan gene encoding proteasome-activating nucleotidase: protein MIESPAGNEDIILKLRILEREYERLKELYKRLEDEKRFVESERIRFEREVRRLRSEIERLRSPPLIVGTVSDVLEDGRVVVKSSTGPKFLVNVSQYVDMSELKPGARVAMNQQTLAVVSVLPSPKDPTVYGFEIEEKPNVTYSDIGGLDKQIEEVREAVELPLLKPELFAEVGIEPPKGVLLYGPPGTGKTLIAKAVATETNATFIRVVGSEFVQKYIGEGARLVREVFDLAREKAPTILFIDEIDAIAARRTNSDTSGDREVQRTLMQLLAEMDGFDPRGDVKIIGATNRIDILDPAILRPGRFDRIIEIPMPNLEGRMQIFRIHTRKMKIAEDVDFRRLAEMTEGASGADIKAIVTEAGMFAIKQEKARVTMEDFERAIAKVLKKDSKPVKFEAKGVMFV from the coding sequence ATGATTGAGAGTCCGGCTGGAAATGAGGACATCATTCTGAAGCTCAGGATACTCGAGAGAGAGTATGAAAGGCTCAAGGAGCTTTATAAACGGCTGGAAGATGAGAAGAGGTTTGTTGAGTCCGAGAGGATCAGGTTTGAACGTGAGGTTAGGAGACTCAGAAGCGAGATTGAGAGGTTACGCTCACCACCCTTAATCGTAGGAACAGTTTCAGACGTCCTTGAGGACGGTAGAGTTGTGGTTAAGAGCTCTACCGGGCCGAAATTCCTCGTTAACGTCTCCCAGTACGTTGACATGTCCGAGCTCAAGCCCGGTGCGAGGGTGGCAATGAACCAGCAGACGCTTGCAGTCGTTAGCGTGCTTCCGAGCCCGAAGGATCCGACTGTCTACGGATTCGAGATCGAGGAGAAGCCGAACGTCACGTACTCCGACATCGGTGGTCTTGACAAGCAGATCGAGGAAGTGAGGGAGGCTGTGGAGCTTCCACTGCTCAAACCAGAGCTGTTCGCCGAGGTTGGCATTGAGCCACCCAAGGGCGTGCTGCTCTATGGGCCCCCGGGCACAGGAAAGACCCTGATCGCTAAAGCTGTGGCTACAGAGACAAACGCGACATTCATTAGAGTCGTGGGAAGCGAGTTCGTCCAGAAGTACATAGGCGAGGGTGCGAGGCTCGTGAGGGAGGTCTTTGACCTTGCGAGGGAGAAGGCACCGACAATACTGTTCATTGACGAAATTGATGCAATAGCTGCGAGGAGGACGAACAGCGACACAAGCGGTGACAGGGAGGTTCAGAGGACGCTGATGCAGCTGCTTGCGGAAATGGACGGCTTCGATCCGAGGGGAGACGTGAAGATCATAGGCGCGACCAACAGGATAGATATCCTCGACCCGGCGATACTCAGGCCCGGTAGATTTGACAGGATAATTGAGATTCCGATGCCCAACCTTGAGGGCAGGATGCAGATATTCAGGATCCACACGAGGAAGATGAAGATCGCGGAGGATGTGGACTTCAGAAGGCTGGCCGAGATGACTGAGGGTGCGAGCGGTGCTGACATAAAGGCCATAGTCACCGAGGCAGGAATGTTCGCGATAAAGCAGGAGAAGGCGAGGGTGACCATGGAGGACTTCGAGAGGGCGATTGCAAAGGTGCTGAAGAAGGACAGCAAGCCCGTGAAGTTCGAGGCAAAGGGCGTGATGTTCGTCTGA
- a CDS encoding DUF294 nucleotidyltransferase-like domain-containing protein gives MIPPKELLRKIVPFSYLTGDELDRLIGGMEVEIFEEGETIIKKGKKTKYVYFIYSGRVLLKNDVEERLTKGELFAVTSAVEGTPFNATAVAEEDTICYLFDGRVFREVMESNSKFRIFFETFAERRFRELRFDTQVEELLLKPVIELVHRRPITCTPDCVVKEASRTMLEKSVGSLVVVNAGRPVGIFTDTDLKKAVASERIDGEVREFMTPNLITSESREPVFEAYIKMIEAGVNHLVIVNGDALEGVISIKDVLSVFEPFAKVIRIYRRLRRTDDFTEMRDMMATVRDEVRVLVSKGVGFHDLSRMINAIYDQTYVRVIELLSKEYGVHRDFSWVNMGSSGRKEQVIATDQDNAVIFETEVPQEFLAEVNETMDYVGIPKCVAGYMASNWHHSIDEWKRMFEEWFNEPVPKNLRLLTVFLDMRHIYGDKRLYDELIDHIFEVKNMQALRFLAYDATSLEPPIGIFGIKDIDKGIDVKKHGIYPIVNAVRVFAVDEGIRETNTLSRISELEHVFGERRVEELKESFEFLQDLRLKHQAHKSDNLINQNELEKLDLVILREAFKIIKNFQGFVRRYYGVDRL, from the coding sequence ATGATTCCGCCTAAGGAATTACTCAGGAAGATCGTTCCATTTTCATACCTCACCGGAGATGAGCTCGACAGGCTCATTGGCGGTATGGAGGTCGAGATTTTCGAAGAGGGAGAGACGATAATCAAGAAGGGCAAGAAGACGAAGTACGTCTACTTCATCTATTCCGGAAGGGTTCTCCTGAAAAATGACGTGGAGGAGAGGCTGACCAAGGGCGAGCTCTTCGCGGTCACGTCTGCCGTTGAGGGTACGCCCTTCAACGCAACCGCCGTTGCCGAGGAGGACACGATATGCTACCTCTTCGACGGCAGGGTCTTCAGGGAGGTCATGGAGAGCAACTCCAAGTTCAGGATATTCTTTGAGACCTTCGCTGAGAGGAGGTTCAGGGAGCTCAGGTTCGACACTCAGGTCGAGGAGCTGCTACTCAAGCCGGTAATCGAACTCGTCCATCGAAGGCCCATTACCTGCACCCCTGACTGCGTCGTCAAGGAAGCTTCACGGACGATGCTCGAGAAGTCAGTGGGGAGCCTTGTGGTCGTGAACGCGGGAAGGCCAGTGGGGATTTTCACGGACACCGACCTGAAGAAGGCGGTTGCGAGCGAGAGGATAGACGGGGAAGTGAGGGAGTTCATGACCCCGAACCTCATAACCTCCGAGAGCAGAGAGCCGGTTTTTGAGGCGTACATAAAGATGATAGAGGCGGGAGTCAACCACCTCGTGATAGTGAACGGTGATGCGCTGGAGGGAGTCATCTCCATAAAGGACGTTCTCTCGGTCTTCGAGCCATTTGCCAAGGTCATAAGGATCTACAGGAGGCTCAGGAGGACGGACGACTTCACCGAGATGCGGGACATGATGGCCACCGTCAGGGATGAGGTTAGGGTTCTCGTGAGCAAGGGTGTGGGCTTCCACGACCTCTCGAGGATGATAAACGCGATTTACGATCAGACCTACGTGAGGGTGATAGAGCTTCTCTCCAAGGAGTACGGGGTTCACAGGGACTTCTCGTGGGTCAACATGGGGAGCAGTGGGAGGAAGGAGCAGGTAATAGCCACGGATCAGGACAATGCCGTGATATTTGAAACCGAAGTCCCGCAAGAATTCCTCGCTGAGGTGAACGAGACGATGGACTACGTGGGCATACCAAAATGCGTCGCCGGCTACATGGCCTCGAACTGGCACCACAGCATAGACGAGTGGAAGAGGATGTTCGAGGAGTGGTTCAACGAGCCGGTGCCGAAGAACCTGAGACTCCTGACAGTATTCCTCGACATGAGGCACATCTACGGCGACAAGCGACTTTACGACGAGCTCATCGACCACATCTTCGAGGTGAAGAACATGCAGGCACTGAGGTTTCTGGCGTACGACGCCACGTCCCTTGAGCCACCCATAGGAATCTTCGGCATCAAGGACATTGACAAGGGGATAGACGTGAAGAAGCACGGGATCTACCCAATTGTCAACGCCGTCAGGGTTTTTGCCGTGGATGAGGGGATCAGGGAGACGAACACCCTGTCAAGGATCTCGGAGCTCGAGCACGTGTTTGGGGAGAGGAGGGTTGAGGAGCTGAAAGAGAGCTTTGAGTTCCTTCAGGATCTCAGGCTGAAGCATCAGGCACACAAGAGCGACAACCTGATAAACCAGAATGAGCTCGAGAAGCTCGATCTGGTGATACTGAGGGAGGCTTTCAAGATTATAAAGAACTTTCAGGGCTTTGTTAGAAGGTATTACGGGGTGGACAGGCTTTGA
- a CDS encoding 3'-5' exonuclease: MRFAVVDVETTGLDLRKDEVISVAILPMDGLKILVGSAYHTFVRPKSFRVSSIKYHGITPEILENAPSFCEVSEEIMEKIDDRVLVGHGVSIDVEFLQKEFGKCGKKVRFEKSLDIALVERVIGEIFGERPSREELTLESLARKYNVPLVYRHSAMADAYIEAQIFQIQMMRLMKYGINSLSALESFISRLGISDSHFIF; the protein is encoded by the coding sequence GTGAGGTTTGCGGTGGTGGATGTAGAGACGACAGGACTCGACCTCAGGAAGGATGAGGTGATCAGCGTCGCCATTCTGCCGATGGACGGGCTCAAGATACTTGTTGGCAGCGCATACCACACGTTTGTCAGGCCCAAGTCCTTCAGGGTGTCCTCCATAAAGTACCACGGGATAACTCCTGAAATCCTTGAAAACGCTCCATCATTCTGCGAGGTCTCTGAGGAGATCATGGAGAAGATTGATGACAGAGTGCTCGTCGGTCACGGGGTGAGCATAGACGTGGAGTTCCTGCAGAAGGAGTTTGGTAAGTGCGGGAAGAAGGTGAGGTTTGAGAAGTCCCTGGATATTGCTCTGGTCGAGAGGGTCATCGGGGAGATCTTCGGTGAGAGGCCGAGCAGGGAGGAGCTCACCCTCGAGTCACTCGCGAGGAAGTACAACGTCCCCCTCGTCTACAGGCACAGCGCTATGGCTGATGCGTACATTGAGGCTCAGATCTTCCAGATACAGATGATGCGGCTGATGAAGTACGGCATAAATTCCCTCAGTGCTCTCGAGTCCTTCATCTCCCGCCTCGGCATCTCTGACTCCCATTTTATTTTCTGA
- a CDS encoding sodium:solute symporter family protein — protein sequence MAVDPIVVGVTVLYFLVTIYIGWWSKQKLKSATDYYVAGRQIGSFVNGLALESTYLSPASMLGLPAYIFILGYPFWWAMAAIILGMPLATLLTASALRKYAPTSFADYYADRYKDEKLRWLIGVIVAFGSILYITLSIVGMALFLLAILKINYIYGVIIGTVIVLLYVVWGGMIATSWNAAFQAALMTVAAVIAAIVMIGKLGGLQGFHEAVLANNPKFFNTASDPQPPHAFVGTWLAIVGWYFTWHFGFAVMPYTVVRFFTTMDIKTARRSIFWTALFAGIFYMALQIIGAGAKVMIENYHPLAAEAGGKAVGVLKIIQQTYQVGSVLDYSMIAAVEALSNPLVLGILAAGGLAIAMSTAAGWVMVVNTLVTRDLLGMQLKSKYAQENPVTTARIVSIVFLIVGMIISFNPPALVLDLSGWAFVALIASIGPGLVLGLWWKRATRTAMWTTAIIMFFLHLYAWMYAKFNLGHHAWFFLNQMLFGDNKAAWIVTPHQFWAIPVGFILFVIISLLTSPPDEETVQKYCVELTENV from the coding sequence ATGGCCGTGGATCCGATTGTTGTGGGTGTTACGGTTTTGTACTTTTTGGTAACGATATACATCGGTTGGTGGAGCAAGCAGAAGCTTAAGAGCGCCACCGACTACTACGTTGCCGGAAGGCAGATTGGCAGCTTTGTCAACGGACTTGCGCTCGAGTCAACGTACCTGAGCCCCGCATCGATGCTCGGTTTGCCGGCGTACATATTCATACTGGGATATCCGTTCTGGTGGGCTATGGCCGCCATCATCCTCGGAATGCCGCTGGCAACGCTGCTTACAGCTTCAGCCCTCAGAAAGTACGCACCGACCAGCTTCGCGGACTACTATGCTGACAGGTACAAGGACGAGAAGCTCAGGTGGCTCATCGGTGTCATCGTTGCGTTCGGTTCGATACTGTACATAACGCTGTCCATCGTCGGTATGGCTCTGTTCCTGCTCGCCATACTGAAGATCAACTACATCTATGGAGTTATAATCGGTACAGTGATCGTTCTGCTGTACGTTGTCTGGGGAGGAATGATCGCCACCTCGTGGAACGCAGCGTTCCAGGCAGCGCTGATGACCGTCGCAGCAGTTATTGCAGCGATAGTCATGATTGGAAAGCTCGGAGGTCTTCAGGGCTTCCATGAGGCTGTGCTTGCCAACAACCCGAAGTTCTTCAACACCGCCAGTGACCCGCAGCCACCGCACGCGTTCGTTGGGACGTGGCTGGCCATAGTTGGATGGTACTTCACGTGGCACTTTGGATTTGCAGTCATGCCATACACGGTCGTCAGGTTCTTCACGACCATGGACATCAAGACCGCAAGGAGGAGCATCTTCTGGACGGCTCTCTTCGCAGGTATCTTCTACATGGCGCTACAGATCATCGGTGCCGGAGCCAAGGTCATGATCGAGAACTACCACCCGCTCGCTGCTGAGGCAGGAGGCAAGGCTGTTGGCGTTCTGAAGATAATCCAGCAGACGTACCAGGTCGGTTCAGTCCTCGACTACTCGATGATCGCCGCTGTTGAGGCCTTGTCCAACCCGCTCGTCCTCGGTATCCTCGCAGCCGGTGGACTGGCCATAGCCATGTCAACCGCTGCCGGATGGGTCATGGTCGTCAACACCCTCGTCACAAGAGACCTGCTCGGCATGCAGCTCAAAAGCAAGTACGCTCAGGAGAACCCGGTTACGACCGCAAGGATCGTCTCGATCGTCTTCCTGATCGTCGGTATGATCATCTCATTCAACCCGCCAGCGCTCGTCCTTGACCTCTCAGGATGGGCATTCGTTGCCCTCATTGCCTCCATAGGCCCAGGACTTGTCCTCGGACTGTGGTGGAAGAGGGCCACAAGGACTGCAATGTGGACGACTGCGATAATAATGTTCTTCCTGCACCTCTACGCATGGATGTACGCGAAGTTCAACCTCGGCCACCACGCGTGGTTCTTCCTGAACCAGATGCTCTTCGGAGACAACAAGGCCGCATGGATCGTCACACCACACCAGTTCTGGGCGATCCCGGTGGGCTTCATCCTGTTCGTCATAATCTCGCTGCTCACCAGCCCGCCGGATGAGGAGACCGTGCAGAAGTACTGCGTTGAGCTGACCGAGAACGTTTGA
- a CDS encoding CoA transferase subunit A, with translation MEVLDRGDAEFHFVDPDDFREYVRDRKNRNWEDKLMDESEAVKKFVSDGDYLAYDFSSLTRGPQSLIREIIRQRKKYLWICAKFTLLESVLLAGAGCIDKIDVGFLGFGPYIARKVQNGEVKVYDWSNGSITYRLIAGAMGVPFIPARDLLGTDTFKKSGAMAVKDPFTGKPVALLPALNPDVAIIHVQEADIYGNARVYGPTVATLETAMASKKVIISAERIVETIEFRKEPNMTIIPYYLVDAVVHAPFGAYPGGTQGYYEMDSEHYLMLSSIREEEDMQRYLEEYIYSVDSHEEFLEKRVGMKKLKELIKKAQILEGYR, from the coding sequence ATGGAGGTTCTGGATAGAGGTGACGCAGAATTTCATTTTGTCGATCCCGACGATTTCAGGGAGTACGTCAGAGACAGGAAGAACAGGAACTGGGAAGACAAGCTGATGGATGAGAGCGAGGCGGTGAAGAAGTTCGTGAGCGATGGGGACTATCTGGCCTACGACTTCTCGAGCCTTACGAGGGGACCGCAGAGCCTGATAAGGGAGATAATCAGGCAGAGGAAAAAGTACCTTTGGATATGCGCGAAGTTCACACTGCTCGAGAGCGTGCTGCTCGCGGGTGCTGGCTGCATAGACAAGATAGATGTGGGCTTTCTCGGATTTGGCCCGTACATAGCCAGAAAGGTGCAGAACGGGGAAGTGAAGGTCTACGACTGGAGCAACGGCAGCATAACCTACAGGCTCATCGCCGGGGCTATGGGAGTGCCGTTCATACCCGCAAGGGATCTGCTCGGAACCGACACGTTCAAGAAATCCGGAGCAATGGCGGTCAAAGACCCCTTCACAGGAAAGCCCGTTGCATTACTTCCAGCCCTGAATCCGGATGTGGCGATAATTCACGTGCAGGAGGCCGACATCTACGGGAACGCGAGGGTGTACGGCCCTACTGTAGCGACCCTCGAAACTGCAATGGCGTCAAAGAAGGTCATAATCTCTGCTGAAAGAATTGTGGAGACCATCGAGTTCAGGAAGGAGCCGAACATGACCATAATCCCGTACTACCTTGTCGATGCAGTTGTACACGCTCCCTTTGGCGCATACCCCGGTGGAACTCAGGGCTACTACGAGATGGACTCCGAGCACTACCTGATGCTCTCCTCGATAAGGGAGGAGGAGGACATGCAAAGGTACCTCGAGGAGTACATATACAGCGTGGACAGCCACGAGGAGTTTCTGGAGAAGAGGGTTGGGATGAAGAAGCTCAAGGAATTGATTAAGAAGGCGCAGATTCTGGAGGGATACAGATGA
- a CDS encoding CoA-transferase subunit beta, which translates to MKEFTDVEFMICQAARLLEDNKTVFVGWGMPQVVALLAERLYTPNITQVFEFGAIGPQSRTPFLRGTMGGPQNTYRSLQWCSMGLAFSYAQVGYIDYGMLGAAQIDKYGNINSTMIGDDYERPKVRFPGSGGGNEVASYCWKTIIVMNHEKRRFVERCDFITSPGHVIDGKTREEYGLPKGTGPWRVVTSKAMFDFDEDTKVMRLIAVREGLSVDDVVSDMGFEPVIADDIQVLEPPTDEELRILREEIDPYGLVIKK; encoded by the coding sequence ATGAAGGAGTTTACTGATGTCGAGTTCATGATATGTCAGGCCGCGAGACTTCTGGAGGACAACAAGACGGTTTTCGTGGGCTGGGGGATGCCGCAGGTCGTTGCGCTCCTCGCTGAGAGGCTCTACACTCCGAACATAACTCAGGTGTTCGAGTTTGGTGCTATCGGCCCTCAGAGCAGAACCCCGTTCCTGAGGGGCACGATGGGGGGGCCGCAGAACACGTACAGGAGTCTGCAGTGGTGCAGCATGGGGCTGGCGTTCAGCTACGCTCAGGTTGGGTACATAGACTACGGAATGCTCGGAGCGGCGCAGATAGACAAGTACGGCAACATAAACTCCACAATGATTGGCGACGATTACGAGAGGCCCAAGGTGAGGTTCCCGGGAAGCGGTGGAGGTAACGAGGTCGCGAGCTACTGCTGGAAGACGATAATCGTGATGAACCACGAGAAGCGCAGGTTTGTTGAGAGGTGCGACTTCATCACCTCTCCCGGCCACGTGATTGACGGCAAGACGAGGGAGGAGTATGGATTGCCGAAGGGCACGGGCCCGTGGAGGGTTGTGACATCGAAGGCCATGTTCGACTTCGATGAGGATACCAAGGTGATGAGGCTCATAGCCGTGAGGGAGGGACTGAGCGTAGATGATGTGGTCAGCGACATGGGCTTCGAGCCTGTAATTGCTGACGACATTCAGGTTCTCGAGCCGCCGACGGACGAGGAGCTCAGGATACTCAGGGAGGAGATCGACCCGTACGGGCTCGTGATAAAGAAGTGA
- a CDS encoding PadR family transcriptional regulator: protein MTHLKGILKILILKELEKESLSGLELIDRIEKKTAKRPSPGSVYPLLKELQSAGFLEVRAVGKSKVYSLSELGRRALTEYAEKEMQALLTKLGVLKEWGILSEDEYDNLTEFMKMKRENFLRLFELRNWVKFVVMLSRAAAESRERAEKMLEKAIECISEEVGE, encoded by the coding sequence GTGACACACCTGAAGGGCATACTGAAGATACTCATTCTGAAGGAGCTTGAGAAGGAGAGCCTGAGCGGCCTCGAGCTCATAGACAGGATCGAGAAAAAGACTGCCAAACGCCCTTCTCCAGGCTCGGTCTACCCGCTTTTGAAGGAGCTGCAGAGTGCCGGGTTTCTGGAGGTCAGGGCTGTCGGAAAGAGCAAGGTGTACTCTCTGTCCGAACTCGGGAGGAGGGCGCTAACTGAGTATGCTGAAAAGGAGATGCAGGCGCTGCTCACGAAGCTCGGAGTCCTGAAGGAGTGGGGGATTCTGAGCGAAGATGAGTACGACAACCTGACCGAGTTCATGAAGATGAAGCGCGAGAACTTCCTCAGGCTGTTCGAGCTCAGGAACTGGGTCAAGTTCGTGGTCATGCTCTCAAGAGCTGCAGCCGAGTCAAGGGAGAGGGCTGAGAAAATGCTCGAGAAGGCGATTGAGTGCATTTCGGAAGAGGTGGGAGAATGA